The genomic DNA ATTTCACAACAGAAGAGACGCTCATTGAAAACTACGGTTTTCCCAAAATGACGGAACACAAATGGCAGCACGCCAAATTCAACAAAACCGTCGAGGATTTTCAGAAAAAGCAATTCGACACAATGAACCTGTCACAAATATTTGTCTTTCTCAGTCGCTGGCTCACGACGCACATCATGGAGGAAGACATGCAATATGTTCCTTATCTACCCAAGAAAGAATCCTGACATCCCCCCCCTCAAAA from uncultured Pseudodesulfovibrio sp. includes the following:
- a CDS encoding bacteriohemerythrin encodes the protein MTLIQWDESMSVGHDEIDDQHKKLIGLINRAYKAMQKHDEHMMVSLINEMRDYATMHFTTEETLIENYGFPKMTEHKWQHAKFNKTVEDFQKKQFDTMNLSQIFVFLSRWLTTHIMEEDMQYVPYLPKKES